The following are encoded together in the Culex pipiens pallens isolate TS chromosome 1, TS_CPP_V2, whole genome shotgun sequence genome:
- the LOC128093781 gene encoding uncharacterized protein LOC128093781 yields the protein MQIFVFIQTWKIYPIGLKVDARETIGEVKAMIQKLEAIPTSTHWMFYRNQRLEDGRTLAGYGIGENSDLYLCPVYFT from the coding sequence ATGCAGATCTTCGTGTTCATCCAGACGTGGAAAATCTACCCGATCGGGCTGAAGGTGGACGCGCGCGAAACGATCGGCGAGGTCAAGGCCATGATCCAGAAGCTGGAGGCGATCCCGACCAGCACGCACTGGATGTTCTACCGGAACCAGCGCCTCGAGGATGGGCGCACCCTGGCCGGGTACGGAATCGGCGAAAACAGTGACCTCTATCTGTGCCCGGTGTACTTCACGTGA